A stretch of DNA from Pangasianodon hypophthalmus isolate fPanHyp1 chromosome 2, fPanHyp1.pri, whole genome shotgun sequence:
AATTTTGTTTTGATGTGTAATTATAATATAGATACAATTCCAGCTAAGTTATCTGCCTTCCACAAACAAGTGGAATGACCTATGACCTAATGACCTATCTTGGTCATTAATATATAAGCATAATTTTTCTCCGCATCGTTATTTCATCTGGAATAATAGAAACATTCTTTACAAACATAAATCTCTTTTTCTTAAGAACTGGTTTGACAACGATATTAAATTGGTTAGTCAGTTATATAATAAAGAAGGTACACTCTTTTCTTATGATGAATTCCTTTCTTATTATAGTATAGACTGTACCTTCGAACCTAAGTGTCAGGAGTACTGTAGTGCCAGTTACTCAATGCCAAAATGCCAGTTACTCAAAAAGAATTTGCAGTTGTTATTGGTTCAATCCCTTCAGGTACTCACATGCTATTTAAAGCTATTGATATAGACCATTCTCCCGATTCAGTGTCTTTTGATGTTACTAAATCTTATGTTGgtaaaatttgtttttcattaaatcccaaaaataataatagagcTATCCGTACTCTTTTCCAAAGAGAAATTGTTACTGTACCTTATGTTTTGTCTCATTGGGTCTCTTTATTGAATGGAAAATTGATTTGCTGGAGAAAAGTGTGGTTGTTACCACAGAAATATCATCTTAGAAATAAGATTAAAGAGGTTTCTTATAAGCTCATTCATAGATTTTATCCAGCAAatcattatttacaaaaatttaaaaaaggaataaatgcaAATTGTATTTTTGTAATGAATATTGGGAAACTGCATTGCACTTTTGGCACTGTACATACTCCGTTACACTGTGGTGTAAGGTCCAAAAATTTATTAGCGAAAATATTCAGTGTTTAAGACCTTTTTCACTCCTGTGGGAAAATGTACTCTTTGGCTTTACTGACTATCCTGACCAAGAGGAACAGTACTTTtacttaattcatttatttattctattgaCCAAATTTCACATTCATAAGTGTAAATTTACCAATAAAAAACCCAATTTTATGGTTTTGTTGActgaaatatgtatatatattgcCAGTATCAGAGACTCTGTGAATAACAAAGCTATAAGAACTTTGAAAGTTTGTgaattttacaatatatttatttgattttatatatacatacacgtGTATCTATatcttgtattttgttttatacgTTCCTCCCCCTGGcaactgttttgtttgttgtaatttgtctttccatctttttttctttgtcttttcttatttttaatgttgttgcCTTGATAACATATTGTATGTTATTGTTCcttgaataaaattaaaataaataaataaataaaaaaaaacttatctaCTTCCTGATCCCAGCAGCCTCTGACCCTACTACTCTAAACCTATAAAGATGGCCCCAGTCATGAAGTAAAATCACAAAGCAGGCCTGCTACTGCTCCAGACTGACACAGTCCCTGTGCAGACGTGCATGATCATGCAAACAAAACGGGTCGTAGTAGCAGGTGGCAGTTTCTTTAAATGTGCGCCAAATCTGCGACTGCAATCACGCCTTCCAGTTTCATTCATGTGAGTCACAGTGTGTAGTTGTTTGGGACGAAAACTGCATCCCATTGCATCCTCAGTTACATAGTCCAGTCCAGCTGGAGTGGCAGATGATCTCGTGGCAGTGCATGCAAAGCCTAcatctgtaaatgttaatagCAGAAACATGGGCTGTCTGAAATGTTCATGTCTGTGTTCCGGAGTCTCTGAGTAGCTAAAGTGTGTGCATGCTACATGCATGCTGCTCGTGCTCGCGCAGAGATGTGGGCTGTGTGACTGCCACCTGCAGCAGCAGGTTCACCCCGCGCTCGGAATGCGAGCAAAGCAAGGCAAATCCGAGCTCAAGGTTACGCGCTAAACGAGCTATTCAAGAGCGCTGTGGCGCCGCTGCCGTGGCCAGAGAAAGCCTACATGAGCAAAGGCAAACATGCACCATCAGGAGGAATTCAGGGGTGGGGGGTATGGGGGGAGAAATGCAGAACAAATCTGTCTCCAAAATGGCATTGCTTAAAACCCAACGCAAACATCAATAAGGCAGGAGATAAAGACAGAAATACGATTCAGGCAGCAGCCATGTATGAGCTCGAGTCGTCCATAGAGAAAGCGCTGTATAGTAACACAGTCCTACCGTAAGCCTACTACAGCTGGATGCTAGTGACAGCCGCGGCGGAAATACTGcgggctacacacacacacacacacgctatgaTAAACAGAGTCCCGCGAGCGTCAGCATCAGTATGAGCATCAGTGCGGGTTGAATGTGGAATGTGGAGGCTGCTGCAGAAGCGGTGGAGCTGCACGCAGGCGCTACTCACATGTCTGGCAGCGAGCAGAGCGCGGAACGAGAGCGATGGAGCTGCGGTGCGGGTCCGCGGTGCTGCACACAGGAGGCGGGctgctggctggctggctggctggctgtcCCTCGCTTCCGTCACTTACAATAATCCTTCCAGtgagctgtttttgtttttttttttttaattattattatttatttattttttatgattttaaaaaaaactgggtTGATAGAAAAGATTAGAAAGGCAGTTGTTTTTCCCCCTCAACGCCCCCTTGCTGCGGCACGGGCCTCTCTTTGACATTTGCCGAGCGCCGGGGTGAGAGTTCAGCCAGCCAACGAGGGCTGATGGAGCGGCAAGAAGGTAGAGACGCTGGAGGACCAGCTGAGGCGGAGCGCGCGCTCACCGGCACATGATGACGCGCCGCCAACCGCTTACCATCCGCGCGGCCACCTacctacacacactgctccattaaacacactccaaacacTGAACACAACATCCCGCCCTTTCACACGCTGCATGCTCCCAGACATCTTTCACCACCCAGCCTGTTagtcaaatgttttatttctttttttttctttctttcagatttACACAGGTGGAACAAAAAGGTGACACTGCCCCTGAGTAGTTCATGCACATAACAAGCTAGAACACAGAGCTAACAGTTAGTAGCACTTAGATATTCATTACCATTCAACAGCTGTTTCACACTCAGTCActaaagacagagaaacagctCTGAAGTGTACACGATTGCTTTATCAGTGATTGTGGCctatacacactgtatttcCCATTGTTTTCTGTCTACATAGTAATGCTCACTGTCACTGCTCAGATCGCCTTCAAGCAtctgagacagaaagtgagTATTTGAAATGGTCAGTTAGTGCCATAAATCTCCCCTGAAAAAGAGCAGAAAGAATCACACTGAGTCTAGAAGCTTAATCCAAAAAGGTGTTTATTATGCCTAAGAAATAATGAGAATATATTCCCAAAGAATCTGATACAAGTGCGATTCAAGTAACACACTGAAGTTAGAACAGagatcaaaatgtaaaaatataacagATCCAGAATAATGCTGTTAATAAGAGGGAGAATAAACTATACGTAAAAATTCAACTTCAACACCAATCTTAAATACATTCATTCTTTTGGGGAGCAGTAAAATCACACAAAGCCACTTCTCATGCATGGAGATGCTCCTTCCAGCGGGTGTATGAGATCAGGTATGAGTGTAAATAAGACATGGAGGTAATGTATGACCTGAATATGTGTAATATAGGTTAAATATGAAGGGAGCTATAGCAGATGCCCTGAAAAAGGACAAACTTCCTTTTTTCAGtttcatgattaaaaaaaaaacatttttagtaCAGATCCACTTTAAATTGAAATAGATAATTTTGACTTGGTTGGACAGAACACAACCTATCAGACATTCTCTCCCTACTACCAAAGTACCAGTGTAACACACATCCATTTGCTGCTGTTTCAGTCATTAATGTCATCCAGTCATTTGGTTGTGGAGCAAATCAACTCTTCCAGTGGCAGAGATGTAATCTAGCAGCTGTAGTAATGCCTACCATAATAAGAGAAAATGTATTGTGCGAGACCTGGTAGCTCAGTCCTGTCACCCAGCAGACAGAGTTTAGGCCATGGAGGAATGCCACACTCTGCCCACTGGCCTAAAATTTCTAAGATGCCCTTCCAGAATGTATTTACAGCAGGCAGTTTCCAAAATACATGGAATAATCTACCCTTTTATAAATTAGTGCTGAGTGTAATTAGGAactgagtctggtttctctcaaggtttctttctcatttcatctcagggagtttttccttgccgctgtcacctctggtttgctcattagggatctaactCTGCAATTCTGTATAAATGCTTTGTGACAGagtctacagggtgtcccaaaggtCTCCATACATATGGGGAAAGTAACACTtcttagcaaaatgtcttccaaagtttttagtttatatttagtttagttattttgtatttgtatatatatatatatatatatatatatatatatatatatatatatatatatatatatatttttttttttacttaatttaattttttttaagataacctttaagaatgcctttgacaaaagaaaaacatattggtGTTTTATATTAGCACAAATATCATTTAAAGAAACACATTCAAAgtgcaattacatgcataacaccatgagtgggagagacaactccatgtgtgtttacaaagaaatgtcaatcatgtagaggatgttttataaataaagttacattttgctaaaaaaagtgttaatttcccctacgtATGGAGATTTTTGGGACACCCCGAATTGTTATGATATTTGTGCTTACAAAGATCAAGTGCTTGTAATCAGAGTGGAATACATTTGAAAATGTGCGTGATCAGATAACTTATTTCATTTCATAGTTTAGGTGATTATAGTTTTTATACCACTGAACAATAGTATAATTTACTGACTGCATGCAgttataacattataaccatCACTATGGTTGAGAACATCAGGGTggctatttttctttctttttagatGGAACATTGTACTgaacaatacaaaaataaaacagaaggtgaaatataaaaagaatagTTTCAACAGGCACataaaaaaactcaaataagcaattttaagtgaaaatattaaagaaaggCAACAAGTACATATTGAATCACAACATCATATACCTTTTCCTGATATTTTGTACCTTGCACTGTTatttacagttgaggtcaaaagtttacatccccctttcagaatctgcaaaatgtttattattttaccaaaataagagggatcatacagaatgcatgttattgtttatttagtgctgacctgaataagatatttcacataaaaaatgtttacatatagtccacaagagaaaataatagttgaatttataaaaatgaccccgttcaaaagtttacatacccttgattcttaatactgtgttgttgcctgaatgatccacagctgtgatttttgtttactgatagttgttcaagagtcccttgtttgtcctgaacagtctgcccgctgttcttcagaaaaatccttcaggtcccacaaattctttggtttttccagcattttctgtgtatttgaaccctttccaacaatgactgtatgattttgagatccatcttttcacactgaggacaactgagggactcatatgcaactattacagaaggttcaaacgctcactgatgctccagaaggaaaaaacatgcattaagagccggggggtgaaaacttttgaacagaatggagatgtgtacatttttcttattttgcctaaatatcgtattttttcatttagtactgcccttcagaggctacagaagatagttacatgtttcccagaagacaaaataagataaatttaccctgatcttcaaattcaaaaagttttcaccccccggctcttaatgcatggtttttccttctggagcatcagtgtgcgtttgaaccttctgtaatagttgcatatgagtccctcagttgtcctcagtgtgaaaagatggatctcaaaatcatacagtcattgttggaaagggttcaaatacacaaaaaatgctggaaaaccaaagaatttgtgggacctgaaggatttttctgaagaacagcgggcagtttaactgttcaggacaaacaagggactcaggaacaactatcagtaaacaaaaatcacagctgtggatcattcaggtaacaacacagtattaagaatgaagtgtatgtaaacttttgaacggggtcatttttataaattcaactattattttctcttgtggactatatgtaaacattttttatgtgaaatatcttattcaggtcagcactaaataaacaataacatgcatcttgtatgatccctcttattttggtaaaataataaacattttgcagattctgaaaggggtatgtaaacttttgacctcaactgtaaatAACTGGCATTTAAAGGagtgttatttttctgtaatcATTACATAATATTACATTACCTGATGCAATCTGGATTATTTATTAGACTTTCATTAATCTGattacattgttttttattGACTGCCTCAATAATTCACTCATTGCATGTTGAAAATATTCACAACATTGCagattttgccatttttaaaaatcctttcaaAGGAAATCATACAAAAAGTAATGTGTAATTCTTGAGTGGTTTACTTATGGGAAGGGAATTCAGTACAAcccattttaaagacaaaaacagtATGTGCAAATACCACCATAaatcattcaaattcaaaaatgtTGCCCTTTAGCAATATGCAAGTAATCTTGATGCACCTCGAGCAATATTTGCAAATTTaagaaaacagacagatagCATTAAAGGCTGTAATGTGCATTAGACGTAGGTCCTGGATAGTGGTACATAAGTTGTAGCTTAAATGCCCAAGGCAGTGACATACTACGTATGTATCTATGGTTGTGTGTTCATACAGATTGAAGCTGCTGAGCACCAGACCTGCTGAGACAGCCAACCCCCAGCACCTCCACCCCCAACTGATGTGCCAAAAAAGGTAAAGGTGCCACCTGGCCCAGTTCTTTTTGTGCTATAGCTCCAAGCACACCAAGCAATTACAAACACAATACAGCAGATTCAGGTGTGCTGGGAACTGAAAGACCAAAAATGTGGGCCTTAAGCATTTATTAGGAAACACTGTCCTTGAAGCACCAAAAAGTAGGTCTGTGTAGTCCTCTGGCTGTGAATCTGCTTTACTTAACTCAGTGAAAAAACATCCACTCTCATAGAAATAGTTGCTACAgctcttctcctttctttaaCACTTGGATTCTTCAGGGATTAATCTAGGATACTTTTAAGTAATACCTTTACCTTTGTACAGATCAGCTTATCTCAAAAGGCAACAAAAGGCAGCTTTACCATAAGGTACTGTAATTAATCTACAGACATAATctctacaggaaaaaaaaaaaaaaaaaaagctgtgtaaCTGTTGTATAAGTCACATGAATTTCTCAAATCAACATGATTTAATATCCTCTTTCAATTAAATGTGGTTGAAAACAATCAAGTATTACAACATATTTCTCTTGAATACTTTGTTCTGTTCCTTTTTGTAACAAAAttataaagaaaatcaaataaaactaatacaCTACAGTATGGTAACATGTAATTGGGGAAATATGTTTTTACTGTTCTGATATTACTTGTTATAGGCTTATTAAACTGTAAACATGTGAGTAAAACATGTGAGTAAAACATGATTACTAAACTTTACCACTAAAACGAGAGGAAGAATTTATGTGCTAAAGAGTCagtgatattaaatattactctAAACCTGatggtggattattttcctacaacatgTCTTCTATTCCTTGCTTACACAACACTGCACTTGAACTTCATATTACACCACAGTGGAAACATCCGCTTTCAGTTACGAGCTTATGAAACTGAAGGGGCGTGGCTCTGCACGTTTCGTAAGTAAACACGCCCACTGCATTGTTATTTAACGTTTCAGGACGTGTTTAACCCCACGCACAGCCTTCACCCCGTCTAGAACAACGACACACCTGGTATTTCAAGGTAAGACAAGTACTAATATGAGCTGATATGTGCGTGATTAAACAGGTTCTGTGTTCTGACAGCGTGCTTACTTCGTAACCAAGCCCAGTAGTGTGCATGGAAACATTATACAAATATGGCTCGATGAGGTGTTATAACATTAGACTGTAGATACAAATCATATCCAGAGCAAAGTGCTCTAACAGGAGTTTGAACAGATAATACAGGTTTCTTTCAGCAGGGGTGACGGGAACTAGATGCAGTTTGAATGTAAACGTGTTGCCAAATAAACCAATGGTTCAGTTTTTACACTGTAGTGCCATACTACAGCAGAACTTCTCACATCATGTGTTTACAACAGAGCTATCTGTTGTTTTCCTGGATGCTTCTAATTTTTGCCATTTcgacttatatatatatatatatatatatatatatatatataaatgtaaaaagggTTGTTGATTGCAGTGTTTGGATAAAATAAGTCACTTGTTCTTGCTCATCAATGCATAACACACTAACTATTAAGCCCTTTTTAAGATGAGTAATGTTTAATAGTGGTGATAAGTAATTTTGGTTCTTTTTAGTGAACACTCGGTTCAGCTCACAAACACGAACCGACTCATTGCTCGTTTTGTTCTCGTCAGAACTGGCTCTGTGTCGCTCTGGTGTGTCAAACAGCTCAGATGATTCACTGGATGCTTTTCATTCATAATTGCACTGGTTTATGCAACGGCTCTTATATCATACATGCGAGTCGGTTCCCAACGGATCACTTAAAAGAGCCgattcaaagagtcgactcattcgcaagaaaacacaaaaatgtacataaagtGTGCAGTCTGTGGAGTCGCTATTGCTGGAAACCACAGGGACCAAAGTGACAAAAAGCCAACCATTATTCTGCTTCATGCACCATAAACCTGTAGCCACTGAACTGATGTGGTTGTCTTGGTTAACTCtagttacattttaatcttGGTCACCTGACTTTACTGTTGTACATACTGCCACACCCCCTATCCTATAAAGCCCGGCTTTGTCTTTATGTGTGACTAaacttttaaatatgtttttaatgtgtttaatcaaAGGAGAGTTTAAGGGGTGGTACATCTCCTGAAGGTGTCTCTGACAGTGTGTTATACTTATTCTTGCCTCTTAAAACAGTCATATAAGAATTTTCTGCATCTCTTTGTTGGAGCCATGTGGACGGCCATGCTGGGACTGACCGCCCTACCACATGTTGGTGGGATCTGTGGAGCCTTTATCACAAGAAGAGAGACGAAAACGTGGTATGTCTCGCTTAACAAACCGTCATGGAGGCCACCCAACTCTGCTTTTGGAGTAGTATGGACAGCTTTATACACTGGCATGGGGTTAGTACATCAGAGTCAGTTCTGTTAACTTACctttataatttgtaaatatggcttttaatgtaatataatgtattagGTGCTGTGGAATGCTGTTTATTGGGCCAATATTGGTTCAGGTAAAGGTTGTTTCAGTGGAGAAATGAGCTAGAACATTAGCTTTCCAGGTAGACTTGATGTAGACAGTGTCACCTGTACTTTTTTCATCCACTTgtttactatattactatattaacACTGTTGTTTCAGGTATGGTTCATACCTGGTGTATAAAGAGCTGGGAGGCTTCACAGAAGATGCTATGGTCCCACTGGGACTCTATGGCCTGCAGCTGGCACTGAACTGGGCCTGGACCCCTATCTTTTTTGGGGCACACAAGATCAAACTGGTAAGACGGCATGCGTTTCTTAGCTCAAGACAAGCTTTCATTCATCCATTGCAGGACAAAAATCGCACTCACACATGAGAAATGAAACTGTCTGATATTAATTGCACACTGTAAACCACACCCCCTGTTACTGATTGATGTTCCTCAATTTTTGCCCCTGCAGGCACTCATTGAGCTTGTTGTGCTGACGGGCACAGTGGCCGCCACCATGGTGTCCTGGTACCCAGTGAACCGCACTGCCACACTCCTCCTGACTCCATACCTGGCCTGGCTCTGCTTGGCCACCTCCCTCAACTACTGTATCTGGAGGGACAATCCTGATACCAAAGAAGACTAGAGAGGGCAAATATGTAATTAACATGCACTAGTAGGCACATTATGACTCTTCATGgccattaaaacaaatatgCCTGTAACCATATTCAAGCGAATATATGAATTAAATCATGGCAGCTGCTTGACTAATGAAGTTCTCAAGTAGGAGAATTAATATATACTAACATTTAGCTCACATCTCTG
This window harbors:
- the tspo gene encoding translocator protein; this encodes MWTAMLGLTALPHVGGICGAFITRRETKTWYVSLNKPSWRPPNSAFGVVWTALYTGMGYGSYLVYKELGGFTEDAMVPLGLYGLQLALNWAWTPIFFGAHKIKLALIELVVLTGTVAATMVSWYPVNRTATLLLTPYLAWLCLATSLNYCIWRDNPDTKED